One window from the genome of Treponema sp. OMZ 838 encodes:
- a CDS encoding restriction endonuclease subunit S has product MEKWKECKLKDIIEFNPKESIPKGSAAKKIEMTQLTPFCRDVIGYTKEVFYSGTKFRNGDTIMARITPCLENGKTAKISLLNDNEIGFGSTEYIVLRAKKGIADADYIYYLATSSDVREGAIKSMVGSSGRQRVQLDVVKNLEISCPSYTEQQKLTKLLRLLDDKIELNRQINTNLEQQAQAIFKSWFIDFEPFGGTMPDDWEKACLLDIADYVNGLAMQKYRPLNNEQGIPVMKIKELRQGFCDNSSELCSNNVNPAYLIHNGDVIFSWSGSLLIDFWCGGLCGLNQHLFKVSSNKYVKWFYYCWTKFHLHHFITEAADKATTLGHIKRENLAKAEVVIPTKQVYLTVGNLLSHVYDFIITTRIENTALSALRDTLLPKLMSGEIDVSKIELD; this is encoded by the coding sequence ATGGAAAAGTGGAAAGAATGTAAATTGAAAGATATTATTGAATTTAATCCTAAAGAAAGTATACCCAAAGGCTCTGCTGCTAAAAAAATAGAAATGACACAGCTTACGCCTTTTTGTAGAGATGTTATAGGATATACAAAAGAAGTTTTTTATAGCGGTACAAAATTTCGTAATGGCGATACGATAATGGCTAGAATTACTCCCTGTCTAGAAAATGGTAAAACAGCTAAAATTTCTTTATTAAATGATAATGAAATTGGATTTGGTTCTACAGAATATATTGTTTTAAGAGCAAAAAAAGGAATAGCGGATGCTGATTATATTTACTATTTAGCAACGAGTTCTGACGTTAGAGAAGGTGCAATAAAATCAATGGTTGGTTCTTCCGGACGGCAAAGAGTACAACTTGATGTTGTTAAAAATCTTGAAATTTCTTGTCCGTCATATACTGAACAACAAAAATTGACGAAACTTCTAAGACTCCTCGACGATAAAATCGAGCTCAATCGGCAGATAAATACTAATTTAGAGCAGCAGGCTCAGGCAATTTTTAAGTCATGGTTTATTGATTTTGAGCCATTCGGCGGTACAATGCCAGATGATTGGGAAAAGGCGTGTTTACTGGATATTGCAGATTATGTGAATGGCCTAGCAATGCAAAAATATCGCCCTCTCAATAATGAACAAGGAATTCCTGTTATGAAAATCAAAGAACTTCGTCAAGGTTTTTGCGATAATAGCAGTGAATTATGTTCAAATAATGTAAATCCTGCTTATTTAATACATAATGGCGATGTTATTTTTTCTTGGTCAGGAAGTTTACTAATCGATTTCTGGTGTGGAGGTTTGTGCGGATTGAACCAACATCTTTTTAAAGTAAGCTCGAACAAATATGTCAAATGGTTTTATTATTGTTGGACAAAATTTCATTTACATCACTTTATTACGGAAGCTGCAGATAAAGCAACCACACTAGGACATATCAAACGAGAAAATTTAGCAAAAGCAGAGGTTGTTATTCCTACAAAACAAGTATATTTGACAGTGGGAAACTTGCTTAGTCACGTATATGATTTTATTATCACAACCCGTATTGAAAATACAGCGCTTTCTGCCCTCCGCGACACTCTTCTCCCCAAATTGATGTCTGGAGAAATAGACGTTTCAAAAATAGAGCTTGATTGA